The Acidobacteriota bacterium sequence CAATCTCGCCGACCGGTGAAACTTCAGGTTCGCGTGGCGACCAGAACACCTTCAGTCTTGACGGAATTGATGTAACCGACAATGTAGGATTTCGCAGTTCCTTTGCCACCGTCATTCCGACTCCGACCGAATCGGTGGAAGAATTCCGTGTAACCGTAGCCAATCCCAACGCGACATTCGGACGATCAGGTGGCGCACAGGTAACGCTGGTTACCAAACGTGGCACCAATCAATATCATGGGTCGGCTTATGAATATCATCAAAACGATAATTTAAATGCCAACTCATGGACGAATAATCGTTTGAAATTGCCAAGGCCACCGCTCATCGATAATCGTTTCGGCTTTTCACTCGGCGGGGCGATCTGGAAAGAGAAAGTCTTTTTCTTCGGCAACTATGAAGGCAGACGATTACCCGGCACGCAACAGATTAACCGCGTGGTTCCAACCGATAGCTTTCGAGCCGGGCAACTGCGGTTTCGCGATGCCTCGGGAGCGGTGTTTACCGTCAATCCGCGAACCTTTGACCCGCGCGCTCTCGGAGCCAATGCGAAAATTCTCAGCTACCTCAACACCCTACCCAAACCCAACAATTCAGGTTTTGGAGACGGATTAAATACCAGCGGGTTTACTTCTAATGTGGCGGCGAATTTAAGGTCTGATTATGGGGTTCTGCGGCTCGATTACCAGATAAACCAGAATTGGTCATTTGAAGCCAAAGGCGCGCTTTCAAGAAATATTCAAATAAACGCCAATCAAGTAGACCTTATCAACCTCAAAGGCGGCGATCAGGTTTCGGAACGACCGAAAAATTTAACCTTTGGACTCACCGGAACTCTGCGACCGAATCTGGTGAATGAAGTTCGCATCGGGCATTCGTTTGACAATTTTATTCTCGAAAGAATTTCCCCGACGACGATTGCCGGATTTAATGTTTCGGTCAATCTTGCGCCCAGCGCAGCAGATTCCAATCCGGCAGTTGCACTGTTAGATGAAGCCATTGACGTTGATACCCAACGCGCCCGTGAACAATCCTTATCAGGAGGCAACTGGCAATTTATTGACAACGCCACCTGGTCGAAAGGTTCACACACGGTGCAATTCGGCGGCAATCTGCGTTACATCACCACATTTCATTATCGCGATGATAAAGTCATCGGCTCCGTCGCCACTCCGGTTGCTTCAATCGGCGCAGCAGGCAATGTCCAGATTAGTGCCGGTGAACGTCCACCCACTTGTGGCGGAGCAGTCACCCAAAATTGTCTACAATCATCCGACCTCAGCCGTTACAACCAGTTTTATGCTTCGCTGCTCGGCATCGTTGACAGTGTCTCTTACCTTGCAGTGCGCGACGGTTCCCTGCAACCGCTGCCGCCGGGAACCGGATTAGTCAACGACACCACGCTTAGACATTGGGAATTTTATTTCTCGGATGTCTGGCGCATCAAATCCAACTTTACCCTTTCATACGGACTTACCTATCAGTGGCACACTCCACCCAAAGACGAACTCGATAGGCAAACCGTCCTCGCCTACAAAGATTCGGGTCAACTGATTGAAGCGGCGGATTATTTGCAGCAAAAACGCGCCGCAGCCGAAAACGGAGAAATTTTTAATCCCGATATTTCCTACCTTCCAATTAAGGAGACCGGCAGAGTCGGCGTATTCGACATCAATCGCAAAGATTTCTCGCCGCGTTTTGCACTCTCGTGGCAACCGGCATACAAATCCGGTCTATTGGGCAAACTTTTCGGCGATAATCACACGGTTATTCGAGGCGGTTATGCCTTGCTTTATGACCGCGTAAACACCGTTTCAAGCGTCGTTGTGCCGATGCTTGGGGTAGGATTCGCACAGACCTTAAACTTTCGCGCGCCGAAAAATTCCGCAGGACAGCCCTTTCGCGCAGGCATTGATGGCAATATCCCGGTGCCGGTAAATACCGCAGCCGTCTCCCCGGTTGTCCCTGCAAAACCTTTCGGTGAGTTGCTTTCGTTCACAATGGACCCGGTGATTCGCGACCCCTACAATCATTCAGTAGATTTTTCGATTCAACGGGAATTGCCCGGTAAAATGCTAATCGAAGTTGGCTACATCGGCAGGTTCGCGCGTAACCTGATTCAAAATGTGAACCTCAATTCAGCGCCGTATTTCTTCAAAGATAAAACTTCCGGTCAAACTTTTGCACAGGCATTCGATAGCGTTGCCGGACAATTGAGAAACGGAGTGGCACCGGGTTCGGTAACTCCGCAACCCTGGTTTGAAAACCAACTGGCGGGAACGCCTTTTGCGGCAATCGGGGCAACACGATTTATCGCGGGTCAGGTCACCGGTGATTTCATTGCCGGAAACATCAATAACCTGTGGAATACATTTTTGGATTTCATCGCGCCGAAATCCTATAACAATCAACAATCGCTCGACCTGTTTGTTCGTACCAGTCTGGGAAGATCAAATTACAATGCGTTCTTTGTTTCCCTGCACAAGCGAACCTCCAAAGGTTTGACGATGGATTTCAATTACACCCTTTCACGGTCGCTTGACCAGATTGGCGGCATACAGAATTTTGTGTCGCAATTTTCAAGCAGCTTTGATGGCGACATTGATTATGCGCCATCAGATTTCGACCGCACGCACATTGCTAATGCCAATTTCGTTTACGATTTGCCGTTCGGCAGAGGCAGAGCTTTCAGCACCGGCAACTGGTTGGACAATATTATCGGTGGTTGGTATGCCTCGGGAATCTGGCAGGCGGCAAGCGGTGGACCGCTCACTGTCGTTCAAGGATTTCAGGTATTCGGAGCCGGAGCCATCTTCGGAACCGGCACCGGGGCAATTCCGCTTCAAAAACCGGACTATGGCAACAGCTTGCAAAGCGGTGTGAGCGGCGCGGATGGCATTGGAACCGCCGGCAACCCGGCTAATCGCGGAACCGGTTTGAACCTGTTCGCCAATCCTGAAAATGTCTATAAGAATTTCCGACGCATCAACATCTCGGAGGACGGACGCAGCGGTCGTGGTGTGTTGCGCGGATTAACACGTTGGCAATTCGATATGTCATTCGGTAAACAGACACGAATTACCGAAAAGGTAAAATTGGGACTTAGCTTCGATTTCTTCAACATCTTCAACCATGTCAATTTTGCCGACCCGTCACTTGACTTGAACAACCGAGCCAGTTTCGGGGTCATTACCAGTCAACTCGTTGGCGTTGCAAATGGATTTTACAGACCACGAGTTATCCAAATCGGTGCGCGAATCGATTTCTAAAAACTTGAGGCGCAGATTGAATCTGCGCCTCTTTTTCTTCCTTCCAATTTCCCCGGTCGCGGTCAAAGACCGCTCGCTAAACCATTCTATAGCCGTTTGCAAAACGATTTACTCAAGTTGAGGAAGCGGTCTTTGACCGCGTATGACGGGAAACGCGGTCAAAGACCGCTTCCTCAACAGCGGCTGAGTAAACTCAATCGCAAACCATTCTAATCTTCAAAAGAAAATGCGTATTATTCTTCAGTTTTTTCCAACCAGAATTGCAGCGGTAAAGATAAAATCGGGTAGCGTTGTCTGAGCTTTAACACCTGTCCCGCATAATCGGCTTTGCGAATTTTTCCGTCGAGCAATTGTTTTCTCAATTTGCGAATTTCAATTAGATACAGGTCGTTGATAAATTCGCGGATTTCTTCAGGTGAAGTCTGCCCGTCGGGCATGATGCCGTGTTTAACCAATTGTTCAACAACCATCGCTTTGTAACGATACGCCATGTTAATTCCCGTTTTTTGTACGTCTCAAATATTATTGCCCTTTTTCATCATTAAATTTCAACAAAGCCAATACAAAAGCGATGGCTGCCCAAATGATTAATAACGCGGCAACCGGCACCAACCAGATGGCAAGCCCCGGGTCGGTTTCTGTATGCCGGATTCCTGAAAGAAAAAATCCCAAGGGCATTAAAACCACTCCGAGCCTTAAAGCCACACGCGGCGCTTTAACAATTTCCAGAGCGAAATTTTTGGCACACAATGCGCCGATGACCAGCAACAATCCGAGTAGTGTTCCATGAGTATGAGCGAGGCGAAAAAGTTCGCGCCGTTGCGCGTCTTCCAGATAAGCCGGAATTTTATAGCCAATCAGCCCTTCCAACAACAATCCAAACATCATCCAGAAGGCGATTGATGCCCAGCCTTGAACCAACATGGGCTTTAACCATCCAAGTGATTTTTCATCGCTTGCCATCAATTATTAATTTATGCCTTTCAAATTATTTTCAGTTGATAAGAAATCCTTCCCCGTTTTCGATTCAAATCAGCATGCTTACTCGCCAACTTCCAAATCCACATCACGACGCATTGATTTCAATTGTTGAACCAACGAAAAAAATTCATCGGGTTTTTGTGAATTTAATCGTTGAACATTTTGCCGCCATTGCAGTAAAGAATTTTGCAGCATCGCTTGTGAGCCTAGATAATCCGGTTTTTCAAGTCCGGCATTTTTCAAATACTGCTCATTGATCTTTGCCAATCCGTTCGCCGCAAAATAACGAACAATCGGGTAGTTATCGGTTAAGGCTTCAACTAAGTAAGGCGCGCTCCAACGCCAATCAATATGCGGATTGCCTCCGCCACCCAGCGATTCCGCCATTAACCCTCTGGTCAATGCGTCACCGGAAAATAAACCGCGAACGCCTTCGGGAATATCAAACTGTTTGTCGGGATGGTTTTCAAGATTGAAAAATTTTGTCTGCCAGAGGCTGCGCGACTGGGCAATCGCCCAGTTCACCGATTTATCCAGGTGACATTGATTGCAGGCGTTCGGAAGCGACTGAGAAATCGTAAGCTGAGGATTGGGAACCGTGATGTCATGCGTCGGATGAATCGACATCACCCCGTAAACCACACGCGGCATATGACAACTGTAACAACTGCTGCCCGAAGAATCCGCTTGATGTCTGGTGTGTTCGGTTAGCGCCTTTCCCGAATTGTATTCATCATGACATTCAAGACAAGGTTTGTTAGTGCGATTTTCTTCGGTAATCTGACCCTTCACATCTCCGCCATGCATGCTGTGACAAGTCAGACAATTGATTTTATTTTTCGGGTCGCCTTCAATAAAACATTTTGACCGCAAGATACCTTGATATTCATAAGCCGTAAGTCGCGGCGAACCGTTCGCCCAGAAGCGATTGGCAAACGAATAATTGCCGACCATGGTATCGCGTTGAACCGGTTGATAAATTTTCGCGAGATCGTCACCGGCATTGTAAGGATCGCCGCGTTGCAGAATTTCCTGTATGCGGTTCAACTCAACCGGTATGCGTTGACCATGACAATGTCCGCAAATCTGCATTGAACGTTCGGCAGAAAGTTTCAACGGATTGACAATATTCTTCTCAGCTTCTCTATCAAATTGCCAAAGGGTTCGGGTAAACGGCGAGCTTGCTTTTTCTGCGTGGTCGGCTGCTGCTCCGTGACAAGCGCCACAGGCAATGCCAAGTTCTGAGACTTCGGTGTTGAATTGCCGGGTCTGAAAATTGATTTGCGGTTGGGCTTTGACGTTATGACAAAATACACAATTGCCATCCCAGTCGCTTTGATGTTGGAAAAAATTTTCTCCATCGGGATAAAAAAACGAGCCGTTTAAATTCATCCACCGGCGATTCAGCAAATCATACGCTAAAGGCAGGCGAATATATTTGCCGGTTTGTTTCGATAAATACTGTTCGATGCGCCGCGACCCGACCGTTCGATCAACACTGAACGTTTGCGCTTGTCCGTTGGGCTGGGTGAAGGTCATGAAAAATTTATCGCCGCGTTTTTCCATGCGCGCTTTCACGTTGAGGTATTCAAGCGTGTTCTGATTTTCAAAATCGCCTTGCAGGGTTTGCGGGCGGGCTTCCTGAGTCATGCGGCTGTGATGGGTTTTCGCCCACGAAGCAAAATGGTCTTGATGACAGGAGAGACAATCTTTGGATTGCAGATAATTTTCATCAGCAAAATTTTTACGAATGCCAACATATTCATGCCGCATCGCCAGCACTGTGAAACCGACAAGCAAAGCGGAGAGCAAAGTCAGGATGAGCGATTTTATGACCAATAGGATTGCCTCACCGAAGTGAATTAAAAATTGGAGGAAGAGATTATCATGATTTTGTTTGTCGGAGAATTTTGGTTGACTGATGTTCGCGAATGACCTTTACCCCTAACCGGATGTAACTCACGCCTGAAACCAGCACCGAGCCGAGAACGATGAAATAGCAGAGTGGCAAAATAACTGTGAATCGCCCCATCCAGTTGAACCACAAAAACCAGACAATCAATCCGAGTTCCAGAAAGGTATTCACTTTGCCCGAAGTCGTCGGTTTGAAATCTTTGAATTTTGTTAATCGGTAAACCATCAATGAGCCTATTAAAATAACGGTATCCCGTAAAATAACCACCACCGCAAGCCACACCGGAATTGAAGGAAAATTCGCATGCGGGATTGCCATCACGATGAAAGAAGCGGTGGTAAGGATTTTATCTGCGGCAGGGTCTAAGGTTTGTCCGAGTTTGGTCTGTTGATTAAATTTTCGCGCCACAAACCCGTCAAAAAAATCCGAAATGCTGGCAATGAAAAAGGTCAGGAGCGCCCAGCCAAATCTTCCGATATAAATAAAATACAAAAAGGGCGGAATCAGCAGGATGCGAAAGAGGGTCAACAGATTGGCAAGATTGAAAAGGTCTCTCACAGGTTTATCAATAATGTCCACATTCAGGCTTGGGCGACGGGTTATCCTGCCATGCGGCTTTCGATTAAATTTTTCAGCAACAACTCTTCAAAGGCGGCGCTCGATTGCATGAAGGTATAGCCGATTCCCTGTTTGCGGCAAAAGGATTCAAGTGATTCGGTAAACTTGGCGAGCGTTTTTTTATAAGCTTCGACGGCGCGCGCGTTGATGGTTATTTCGCGTTCTTCTCCGGTTTCGGCATCGACGACCAGCCAATCGCCTGCGGTTTCAGGGCTGACCTCTTCATCAGCAAGCACCTGAATTAAATTGACATCGAAACGGCGTTGAGCGAGCAGTTTTAAATCCTGACGAAAATCGCCTTCATCAAAAAAATCCGAAATGATGAACAAAATGCCCGGTTTTATGGTGTTTTTTTGATAGGCGCGTAACACCGCGCTCAAATTCGTGCGCTCAGGATTGCGTTCATCAGTTGTCGATTCTTTACCCTCGCGCGATGCAGGAACGGATTCCGTTTTTTTATCGTCAGCCAGAGATTCCAAAAACGACAGTACCGACATCAAATGTCCGCGTCCACGCGAAGCGCGTTTCTGCAAACGAATCGCCGAATCGAAAGTCGCGACACCGACCTGGTCTAAACTTGAAATTCCCAGAAAAGTTAAAGCGGCAGCGGTGCGGCGGGCAAAATCAAACTTTGACACCTTGTCGCCAAAATGCATGGATTGACTCTGGTCGAGCAGAATATCAATGCGTACGTCTTCTTCTTCGACAAATTGGCGAAGCATCAACCGTTCAAGTCTGGCGTAGATATTCCAATCGACGTGGCGAAAATCATCGCCTGCTTCATACTTTCTAAAATCGGCAAACTCGACGGACGCGCCGCGTCTGGTAGACCGCCGCTCACCCCGCATACTGCCGGGAAAAGCGCGCCGCGCCTGAATCCGCAACAGTTCAAGCTTGCGCAAAAATGTGGGGTCTAAAAGGCTTTGATTCGGCATTGAAGTGAAAAATGACTTTAAAATTTTTTAATTGATTTCAGGAAACATAAAAAATAGCAATTGAAATGAGCAGGTTTAACACCGTCATACCCAAGAGCATCCTTTTCAACTCCCTATACCAATAAAAATTCAGAAGACTAAAAGCGATAAAAAAAGCCAAACTATTCGACCAGGGGTTTGAAAGCCAAATCCCTAAAATCCCTTTTAAAATGGTTTTGAAAAACCCCGCCACAACCAAAGGCAATATTATGTCTCTGAAAATATTACTTTTTAAATGAACAATTTTTTCCATTATCAACGGTAAAATTTTGGAGACAACTAATCATTTTGCTTGGCTGATTTCTCAATCGAAGAAAGCACCGCAAGCACATCATCAAGAATTGCATCAACGCTGATGCCTTCGGCTTCGCCTTCAAAATTTAAAATCACGCGATGGCGAAGCGCGGGTTTGACGACTGCGGCAAGGTCGCCGCGACTGACGTTGTAACGACCATCAAGCAAGGCTCTGGCTTTGGCGGTTAAAACAATCCCTTGCAAACCGCGCGGGCTTGCGCCGAAACGCACGAATTTCTTCACACTAATCGGTGCGCCTTCGGTTTTCGGATGGGTCATCAATAAAGCGTCGGCGGCAATCTCTTCGATGTGCGGCGCGATGATAACTTCGCGAACCAGCTTTTGCATTTCGACCAGGTCATCGGGCGAAAGGATGCGAGTGGCATGAGGAATTGATTCACTGGTTGTACGCCGCAAAACCTCAATCAAATCCGAACGCGACGGATAGTTAATCAGCAGTTTGAAAATAAACCGGTCGAGTTGCGCTTCGGGTAGCGGATAGGTGCCTTCCATCTCCAAAGGGTTTTGGGTGGCGAGGGTGAAAAAGACGCCTTCGAGTTTATGAGTTTTTCCGCCAACCGTCACCTGACGTTCCTGCATCGCTTCAAGCAAGGCAGATTGGGTTTTCGGGGTGGCGCGGTTGATTTCATCGGCGAGCAACAGATTGGTAAACACCGGTCCCGGTTGAAACTGAAACATCTTATCGCCCGCTTCATTTTCAACGATGATGTTGGTGCCAACAATATCAGCGGGCATCAAATCCGGGGTAAATTGCACACGCGAAAAATTCAAGCCGAGGGTTTCACCAAGCGTCCTCACCAGCAACGTTTTGCCGAGTCCCGGCACGCCTTCCAACAGAACGTGACCACCTGCCATTAAGGCAAGCAATGCGCCCTCGACAATCTCTTCCTGACCGACGATGACTCGTCCGATTTCGGCTTTGAGATTGCGAAACTTTTCGCCGTAACTTTCAACGCGCTTTTTGATTTCACCTAAGGTTTGCATATATCGGTAGTCGGTAATCGGTAATCGGCAGTCGGTGGAACGTCTGAATATAACCACCGGCTACCGATTGCCGACTACCGGGTTTATCACCAGGGCATTTTCAATCGGACAATATCTTTCATTTGCGTGAGATGGTTGATGTCATTGCCGTTGATTTGACGATTGACCAATTGTTCGACAGTCATCGCCCCATCGGCTTGATGAATGCCGATTCGTCCCCAATCTTCAACTGTAGCTGACGCCAATAAATTGACGGTTTCACCGCGCAGGACTTTGAAATCGTGGAGGGCTGCTTTGGTGTCCTGATTGATGTAATCGTTTTCATAAGCCAGACGATTCTGGTCAACCACTTCCAGAAACGGATGGTCTTCGTTCAACATCTTTTTAAACCGGGCTAAATAAGCGAGCAGTTCCATATCGCGCAGGTGGCACATAATCTCTTTGATTGACCATTTATTGGGAATCGGTCGCCAGCGTAACTGTTCATCATCAAGATTGCCGATTAAATCTTCGAGTTCATTGGGTAACGAGCGTAGGTTATTTAATAATCTGTCTTTTTCTCTCTGATCCATTTATTCACCTCTTAACTTTTCGTTCAATGAAAGAGCAGAAAGATACAAGCCTGATTGGATAATTTCAATTCGATTTTCGGGCATCCGGGTTAATCGCATCAAAGTAGTTACGCACCAGTGACCGCATCTGCGTGGGAACCTGACTGCGTTGAACGCTGCGTTCGGCTTCGCGACGATATTGTGGATAGGCATTTGAATAAGACACCCGCGCCGAACCTTTCCCTGCCTGATTATTGGTATAAACGAAATCGCCTTGTGGGCGCTCCTGCAATTTACCCGCGAATCGCTCTTCTCTGCCTTTGCCTTCCAGTTTGCGACTGCTGTCAGTCGAAGGAGTTTGTATACCTTTGCCTCCGGTTGGATTGTTTTTGCCGGGCTTTCCGGGTTCATTTTTTGCGTTCAAGGTAATCTGTTCGCTTTGCTGTTCAGCCTGTTGTTTGCGAATTTCCTGCTCTTTCAATTTCTCGTCAAGCCCGCGCTCCCGCGCCATCTCTTCACCCATTTTGCGAAATCCGGCAATCATCTCTTTGACCTGTTGGTTCTGCAACAATAATTTGGCAGCCGCCTGTAACTCTTTTCGCAGTTGCTCATTTTTCTGGAGTTCACGCGCGACCTGTTCAATAGTTTGTGGATTGATTTGCTTTACCATCTGCTCAAGGGCATTTTGGAATTCTTTGGACTGGGCAAGCGGCGCGAGGTCTTTGGCTAATTGAGCGGCGGACTGTCCGAGTTTGGCAATATCTTCGGCGCTCAGTTTGCCGTTTTGCAAATCTTTGGCTTTATCCATTAACTCATTCGATAAAGCTTTGGTGCCCTGTTCGGTGAGGGTACTGGTTATCGGATTAGTCGATTCCGAATTTTCATTTGCGCCATCACTTTTTTGCGGGTCGGAGTTTGGCGATTCATTTGGTGTTGAACGGGTTTCTTTTTCAACCTCTTTCAAAGTTTGCGCCAATTCTTTATCAACCGCTTCGGTTTTTCCCGGTTGGTCTTCGGAAGACGGTTCACGGTTCTTCTCCGGGCTTTCCGGCTGTGGCTTTTGCCCTTCGGTGGATTTGCGGCTTTCGGGATTTTCTGTTTTGGCGACCTGAGAATCATCACCTTTTTCAGTTGACTCATTCGGCTGAGTTTCAGGTTTTGCAGTCGCTTCTTTTTTGGATTTATCAACACCTGGGGTTTGCGCCACTTGAGTTTGCTTATCCTTGGTGGTTGATTTGGTCTCGGTTGATTTAGCTTTCGGCTCGGCAGTATTCGGTTTCGTCGCAACGGCTTTTGATTCAGCCGATTTTGGTTGAACCTTGGCAGATTTCGCGCCACTTTTTTCAGGAACAGTTGATTGCGCTTCTTTTATTTCATTACCTTGAATTGCAGTTTGGTTATTGTCACTCGCTTTTTCCTCTTTACCAATATTTGCCAGAACTGAGCGCATACGACGTTCAGCCATTCCGACAATTTCATTTGCCCGTGTGCTGTTTAACTCATCGTGGCGTTGGCGAATTTTTTCCTCAAGCGTTCCCAATTTTTTCAAAGCATCGGCACGGTCATAATTTGAATTGCGAAGTTCTCTACCTAATGCTGCCTGCTCTTTTGCAAGTTGAGCCGTCACCGTATCGGGCGGGGTGAATTTTTCAATCTCTGTGGAATACTTCTCTAACTCTTCACCGGCAAGGGTTATCTCTTCGCGCATCTCGGCGATTTCCTGACCGCCGGGAAGCGACTTTTGCGGGATGAGAAAGGCGACCACAAGAACCAGAGACGAAATCAAACTCATCGCATAAAATTTCTTCAATTGATATGGAATAATGGTTGAAGCCTGCGTTTCCGCAATTTTACCGGCGGCGTCTTTGATTTGCGCTGCTTCAAATTGGTGATACGGATTCCCGCGATTGATAATGGCTTGAGCGGTTGCAAAACGGTCTTCAAGGGAAAGCGATTCGTCGATTAAAAATCCTGCGTCATTTTCATCTTTAAATGCCAATCGCCATTTAATCAACAACCCAATTGAAACGGCAGTGAAAATCGCAGCAACAATCAACCAGATGGGAGTGTTCAATAATTGCCATCGC is a genomic window containing:
- a CDS encoding carboxypeptidase regulatory-like domain-containing protein — translated: MKAARFLIFALVVSLLPLQAFGQTATTARISGVVSDSQGAIVAGAAVKLIDKATKTERTDATNSEGRYVFPNVEPGLYEIAVTAQGFRTTIVAEVKAEIAKTANVDISLQAGGTTEQVTVTATGEVQLQKDDSAVGNVIESDRIQRLPNANRQVTSLLQLQPAISPTGETSGSRGDQNTFSLDGIDVTDNVGFRSSFATVIPTPTESVEEFRVTVANPNATFGRSGGAQVTLVTKRGTNQYHGSAYEYHQNDNLNANSWTNNRLKLPRPPLIDNRFGFSLGGAIWKEKVFFFGNYEGRRLPGTQQINRVVPTDSFRAGQLRFRDASGAVFTVNPRTFDPRALGANAKILSYLNTLPKPNNSGFGDGLNTSGFTSNVAANLRSDYGVLRLDYQINQNWSFEAKGALSRNIQINANQVDLINLKGGDQVSERPKNLTFGLTGTLRPNLVNEVRIGHSFDNFILERISPTTIAGFNVSVNLAPSAADSNPAVALLDEAIDVDTQRAREQSLSGGNWQFIDNATWSKGSHTVQFGGNLRYITTFHYRDDKVIGSVATPVASIGAAGNVQISAGERPPTCGGAVTQNCLQSSDLSRYNQFYASLLGIVDSVSYLAVRDGSLQPLPPGTGLVNDTTLRHWEFYFSDVWRIKSNFTLSYGLTYQWHTPPKDELDRQTVLAYKDSGQLIEAADYLQQKRAAAENGEIFNPDISYLPIKETGRVGVFDINRKDFSPRFALSWQPAYKSGLLGKLFGDNHTVIRGGYALLYDRVNTVSSVVVPMLGVGFAQTLNFRAPKNSAGQPFRAGIDGNIPVPVNTAAVSPVVPAKPFGELLSFTMDPVIRDPYNHSVDFSIQRELPGKMLIEVGYIGRFARNLIQNVNLNSAPYFFKDKTSGQTFAQAFDSVAGQLRNGVAPGSVTPQPWFENQLAGTPFAAIGATRFIAGQVTGDFIAGNINNLWNTFLDFIAPKSYNNQQSLDLFVRTSLGRSNYNAFFVSLHKRTSKGLTMDFNYTLSRSLDQIGGIQNFVSQFSSSFDGDIDYAPSDFDRTHIANANFVYDLPFGRGRAFSTGNWLDNIIGGWYASGIWQAASGGPLTVVQGFQVFGAGAIFGTGTGAIPLQKPDYGNSLQSGVSGADGIGTAGNPANRGTGLNLFANPENVYKNFRRINISEDGRSGRGVLRGLTRWQFDMSFGKQTRITEKVKLGLSFDFFNIFNHVNFADPSLDLNNRASFGVITSQLVGVANGFYRPRVIQIGARIDF
- a CDS encoding cytochrome c3 family protein → MVIKSLILTLLSALLVGFTVLAMRHEYVGIRKNFADENYLQSKDCLSCHQDHFASWAKTHHSRMTQEARPQTLQGDFENQNTLEYLNVKARMEKRGDKFFMTFTQPNGQAQTFSVDRTVGSRRIEQYLSKQTGKYIRLPLAYDLLNRRWMNLNGSFFYPDGENFFQHQSDWDGNCVFCHNVKAQPQINFQTRQFNTEVSELGIACGACHGAAADHAEKASSPFTRTLWQFDREAEKNIVNPLKLSAERSMQICGHCHGQRIPVELNRIQEILQRGDPYNAGDDLAKIYQPVQRDTMVGNYSFANRFWANGSPRLTAYEYQGILRSKCFIEGDPKNKINCLTCHSMHGGDVKGQITEENRTNKPCLECHDEYNSGKALTEHTRHQADSSGSSCYSCHMPRVVYGVMSIHPTHDITVPNPQLTISQSLPNACNQCHLDKSVNWAIAQSRSLWQTKFFNLENHPDKQFDIPEGVRGLFSGDALTRGLMAESLGGGGNPHIDWRWSAPYLVEALTDNYPIVRYFAANGLAKINEQYLKNAGLEKPDYLGSQAMLQNSLLQWRQNVQRLNSQKPDEFFSLVQQLKSMRRDVDLEVGE
- a CDS encoding CDP-alcohol phosphatidyltransferase family protein is translated as MRDLFNLANLLTLFRILLIPPFLYFIYIGRFGWALLTFFIASISDFFDGFVARKFNQQTKLGQTLDPAADKILTTASFIVMAIPHANFPSIPVWLAVVVILRDTVILIGSLMVYRLTKFKDFKPTTSGKVNTFLELGLIVWFLWFNWMGRFTVILPLCYFIVLGSVLVSGVSYIRLGVKVIREHQSTKILRQTKS
- a CDS encoding DUF58 domain-containing protein, whose product is MPNQSLLDPTFLRKLELLRIQARRAFPGSMRGERRSTRRGASVEFADFRKYEAGDDFRHVDWNIYARLERLMLRQFVEEEDVRIDILLDQSQSMHFGDKVSKFDFARRTAAALTFLGISSLDQVGVATFDSAIRLQKRASRGRGHLMSVLSFLESLADDKKTESVPASREGKESTTDERNPERTNLSAVLRAYQKNTIKPGILFIISDFFDEGDFRQDLKLLAQRRFDVNLIQVLADEEVSPETAGDWLVVDAETGEEREITINARAVEAYKKTLAKFTESLESFCRKQGIGYTFMQSSAAFEELLLKNLIESRMAG
- a CDS encoding MoxR family ATPase, yielding MQTLGEIKKRVESYGEKFRNLKAEIGRVIVGQEEIVEGALLALMAGGHVLLEGVPGLGKTLLVRTLGETLGLNFSRVQFTPDLMPADIVGTNIIVENEAGDKMFQFQPGPVFTNLLLADEINRATPKTQSALLEAMQERQVTVGGKTHKLEGVFFTLATQNPLEMEGTYPLPEAQLDRFIFKLLINYPSRSDLIEVLRRTTSESIPHATRILSPDDLVEMQKLVREVIIAPHIEEIAADALLMTHPKTEGAPISVKKFVRFGASPRGLQGIVLTAKARALLDGRYNVSRGDLAAVVKPALRHRVILNFEGEAEGISVDAILDDVLAVLSSIEKSAKQND
- a CDS encoding DinB family protein, whose translation is MDQREKDRLLNNLRSLPNELEDLIGNLDDEQLRWRPIPNKWSIKEIMCHLRDMELLAYLARFKKMLNEDHPFLEVVDQNRLAYENDYINQDTKAALHDFKVLRGETVNLLASATVEDWGRIGIHQADGAMTVEQLVNRQINGNDINHLTQMKDIVRLKMPW